In the Festucalex cinctus isolate MCC-2025b chromosome 10, RoL_Fcin_1.0, whole genome shotgun sequence genome, one interval contains:
- the espnla gene encoding espin-like protein isoform X1 yields MVLHQAIRAARAGDLHALRRLASGGLLSAAVDAQGAGPAHHAARCGRLECLRFLVSEHGLPPDARAANGATPAHDAAATGHVRELRWLVDEAGCNVDDRDAAGATALHLAARFGCVEAVRWLLSVGGSAVEEAETDCGAVAAHYAAFNGDLGCVELLVGHAPRCVNRQMSTGATPLYLACQEGHANVAEYLVEHCGADVHVRAHDGMSCLHAAAHMGHVHVVAWLLNHTDVDPSCQDREGATALHFAASRGHSCVLERLLCSGAKILKDLWGGTPLHDAAENGEMECCERLLASQADPSDRDMDGFTPAHLAHYNGHHQCARYLQTRENHAAVPSSAQVDDTKTSATTMDTLKQPESEEPAAARYPLPSKSIIPRIEKVQTATSVIKGLHQPKKTPPDANNLLADRKLLGDMKPIVSLKQSSISGVFTGQASKMVVLPAEEANLAAMDYLVPSHDEKGRPIAEWKRQVMVRQLQARLLDEEDQRWKENGRSLSKVNWRYSQAHNAILGPSGELLTEHDLVYLEQQIASVTLRRHAGEGYEPELARLVDELRHILPAPIVNISAHARFADPAGRPPLLPGWCGRISGIVMSMSLLMSDLAEQPHCKMPDSQLASVFSQAPDRQASIRGRRQRIEDEIQRFGVSVSTLKSNFETQSEPGEEEAFAGLTPPPDPEEKAPSGGVVESTSLRKERIVVLFLGHWKKSAYAVTLKSKDAAERKKSVDGGGGEESDRDKMMNSSLGHFFKQRSAVNKMLGNWRRMISSVPSRQIRRLHRQQALYSPEQFLPRVDGVPLDYDKLTLDLFMLGYFHILELDLPVDERKMRHLLCFEVFDHVGGFPWELVRDFHKAVIQDIEAGDRQWKDGFEDLKLKFFGGAAAGSEGGGPKAEAEARQLPEIRPLPKVIVQTPTPDEGSPYAGTDISSFSNEEICQYIDRSFAFWKEKEAEIFDFE; encoded by the exons ATGGTCCTCCATCAGGCCATCCGGGCGGCACGAGCGGGCGACCTGCACGCCCTGCGGCGACTGGCGTCTGGCGGACTCCTCTCGGCCGCCGTGGACGCTCAGGGCGCCGGGCCGGCGCATCACGCCGCCCGCTGCGGCCGCCTGGAGTGCCTCCGCTTCCTGGTGAGCGAGCACGGCTTGCCGCCGGATGCCCGGGCGGCCAACGGGGCCACGCCGGCACACGATGCGGCGGCTACGGGACACGTGAGGGAGCTGAGGTGGCTGGTGGATGAGGCGGGATGCAACGTGGAT GACCGCGATGCCGCCGGCGCCACGGCACTGCATCTGGCCGCCCGTTTCGGCTGCGTGGAGGCGGTCCGCTGGCTGCTGTCTGTTGGAGGCTCGGCGGTGGAGGAAGCGGAGACCGACTGTGGCGCTGTGGCGGCTCACTACGCCGCCTTCAACGGGGACCTCGGGTGCGTGGAGCTGCTGGTTGGCCACGCGCCGAG GTGCGTGAACCGGCAGATGTCCACAGGCGCCACGCCGCTCTACTTGGCCTGCCAGGAGGGGCACGCGAACGTGGCCGAGTACCTGGTGGAGCACTGCGGCGCAGATGTGCACGTGAGGGCGCACGACGGCATGAGCTGCCTGCACGCCGCTGCGCACATGGGACACGTCCATGTGGTGGCCTGGCTG TTGAACCACACCGACGTGGACCCATCCTGCCAGGACCGCGAAGGTGCCACTGCACTGCATTTTGCCGCCAGCAGGGGTCACTCTTGTGTCTTGGAGCGCCTGCTTTGCAGCGGGGCAAAGATCCTTAAGGATTTGTGGGGCGGGACGCCGCTACACGATGCCGCTGAGAACGGAGAGATGGAG TGCTGCGAACGTCTGCTGGCCAGCCAGGCCGACCCCTCTGACAGAGATATGGACGGGTTCACCCCTGCTCACCTGGCCCACTACAACGGACACCACCAGTGCGCCAGATACCTGCAAACCCGGGAGAACCAC GCCGCCGTCCCATCATCAGCGCAGGTAGACGACACAAAGACGTCGGCGACCACCATGGACACCTTGAAG CAACCCGAGAGCGAGGAGCCGGCGGCGGCCAGGTACCCTCTGCCTTCCAAGAGCATCATCCCACGTATTGAGAAAGTCCAAACGGCAACATCTG TGATTAAAGGTCTCCATCAGCCAAAGAAGACGCCACCCGACGCCAACAACCTCCTCGCCGACAGAAAGCTCCTCGGGGACATGAAGCCCATCGTGTCACTCAAGCAGTCCTCCATTTCGGGCGTCTTCACCGGGCAAGCC AGTAAAATGGTGGTCTTGCCCGCCGAGGAGGCCAACCTGGCGGCCATGGACTACCTGGTGCCCAGCCACGACGAGAAGGGCCGGCCCATCGCCGAGTGGAAGCGGCAGGTGATGGTGAGGCAGCTGCAGGCCCGACTGCTGGACGAGGAGGACCAAAGGTGGAAG GAGAACGGGCGGAGCTTGTCCAAAGTCAACTGGCGCTACTCGCAGGCCCACAACGCCATCCTGGGCCCGTCGGGCGAACTCCTGACCGAGCACGACCTGGTCTACCTGGAGCAGCAGATCGCCAGCGTGACTCTGCGCCGCCACGCCGGCGAGGGCTACGAGCCGGAGCTGGCGCGGCTGGTGGACGAGCTGCGCCACATCCTGCCGGCGCCCATCGTCAACATCAGCGCCCACGCCCGCTTCGCCGACCCAGCCGGCCGCCCGCCGCTGCTGCCCGGCTGGTGCGGCCGCATCTCGGGCATCGTCATGAGCATGTCGCTGCTCATGAGCGACCTCGCCGAGCAGCCGCACTGCAAGATGCCCGACAGCCAGCTGGCGAGCGTCTTCTCGCAGGCGCCCGACCGCCAGGCCTCGATCCGGGGCCGCCGCCAGAGGATCGAGGACGAGATCCAGCGGTTCGGCGTGTCGGTGAGCACGCTCAAATCCAACTTCGAGACGCAGAGCGAGCCCGGTGAAGAAGAAGCCTTCGCCGGCTTGACTCCGCCTCCGGATCCTGAGGAGAAGGCCCCGAGTGGGGGAGTGGTGGAGAGCACCAGCCTCAGGAAAGAGCGCATCGTGGTGCTCTTCCTGGGACACTGGAAGAAGTCGGCCTACGCGGTGACGCTCAAGAGCAAAGACGCCGCCGAGAGGAAGAAGAGCGTTGACGGCGGCGGTGGCGAGGAGAGCGACCGGGATAAGATGATGAACAGCTCTTTGGGACACTTCTTCAAGCAGCGGAGCGCCGTCAACAAGATGCTGGGCAACTGGAGGAGGATGATCTCCAGCGTGCCTTCGCGACAGATACGACG ccTCCACAGGCAGCAAGCCCTCTACTCCCCGGAGCAGTTCCTCCCACGTGTGGACGGCGTGCCGCTGGACTACGATAAGCTGACCCTTGACCTCTTCATGCTGGGCTACTTCCACATCCTCGAGCTGGACCTCCCGGTGGACGAGCGCAAGATGAGGCACCTGCTGTGCTTCGAGGTCTTCGACCACGTGGGCGGCTTCCCCTGGGAGCTGGTGCGCGACTTCCACAAGGCCGTCATCCAGGACATCGAGGCCGGCGACCGCCAGTGGAAGGACGGCTTCGAGGACCTCAAGCTCAAGTTTTTCGGCGGGGCGGCGGCCGGGTCTGAGGGGGGCGGTCCCAAGGCAGAGGCGGAGGCGCGACAGCTTCCGGAGATTCGCCCGCTCCCCAAAGTCATCGTGCAGACGCCCACGCCAGACGAGGGCTCGCCGTACGCCGGCACCGACATCTCCTCTTTCAGCAACGAGGAGATATGCCAATACATCGACCGcagctttgccttttggaaGGAGAAGGAGGCGGAAATTTTTGATTTTGAGTAG
- the espnla gene encoding espin-like protein isoform X2 translates to MSTGATPLYLACQEGHANVAEYLVEHCGADVHVRAHDGMSCLHAAAHMGHVHVVAWLLNHTDVDPSCQDREGATALHFAASRGHSCVLERLLCSGAKILKDLWGGTPLHDAAENGEMECCERLLASQADPSDRDMDGFTPAHLAHYNGHHQCARYLQTRENHAAVPSSAQVDDTKTSATTMDTLKQPESEEPAAARYPLPSKSIIPRIEKVQTATSVIKGLHQPKKTPPDANNLLADRKLLGDMKPIVSLKQSSISGVFTGQASKMVVLPAEEANLAAMDYLVPSHDEKGRPIAEWKRQVMVRQLQARLLDEEDQRWKENGRSLSKVNWRYSQAHNAILGPSGELLTEHDLVYLEQQIASVTLRRHAGEGYEPELARLVDELRHILPAPIVNISAHARFADPAGRPPLLPGWCGRISGIVMSMSLLMSDLAEQPHCKMPDSQLASVFSQAPDRQASIRGRRQRIEDEIQRFGVSVSTLKSNFETQSEPGEEEAFAGLTPPPDPEEKAPSGGVVESTSLRKERIVVLFLGHWKKSAYAVTLKSKDAAERKKSVDGGGGEESDRDKMMNSSLGHFFKQRSAVNKMLGNWRRMISSVPSRQIRRLHRQQALYSPEQFLPRVDGVPLDYDKLTLDLFMLGYFHILELDLPVDERKMRHLLCFEVFDHVGGFPWELVRDFHKAVIQDIEAGDRQWKDGFEDLKLKFFGGAAAGSEGGGPKAEAEARQLPEIRPLPKVIVQTPTPDEGSPYAGTDISSFSNEEICQYIDRSFAFWKEKEAEIFDFE, encoded by the exons ATGTCCACAGGCGCCACGCCGCTCTACTTGGCCTGCCAGGAGGGGCACGCGAACGTGGCCGAGTACCTGGTGGAGCACTGCGGCGCAGATGTGCACGTGAGGGCGCACGACGGCATGAGCTGCCTGCACGCCGCTGCGCACATGGGACACGTCCATGTGGTGGCCTGGCTG TTGAACCACACCGACGTGGACCCATCCTGCCAGGACCGCGAAGGTGCCACTGCACTGCATTTTGCCGCCAGCAGGGGTCACTCTTGTGTCTTGGAGCGCCTGCTTTGCAGCGGGGCAAAGATCCTTAAGGATTTGTGGGGCGGGACGCCGCTACACGATGCCGCTGAGAACGGAGAGATGGAG TGCTGCGAACGTCTGCTGGCCAGCCAGGCCGACCCCTCTGACAGAGATATGGACGGGTTCACCCCTGCTCACCTGGCCCACTACAACGGACACCACCAGTGCGCCAGATACCTGCAAACCCGGGAGAACCAC GCCGCCGTCCCATCATCAGCGCAGGTAGACGACACAAAGACGTCGGCGACCACCATGGACACCTTGAAG CAACCCGAGAGCGAGGAGCCGGCGGCGGCCAGGTACCCTCTGCCTTCCAAGAGCATCATCCCACGTATTGAGAAAGTCCAAACGGCAACATCTG TGATTAAAGGTCTCCATCAGCCAAAGAAGACGCCACCCGACGCCAACAACCTCCTCGCCGACAGAAAGCTCCTCGGGGACATGAAGCCCATCGTGTCACTCAAGCAGTCCTCCATTTCGGGCGTCTTCACCGGGCAAGCC AGTAAAATGGTGGTCTTGCCCGCCGAGGAGGCCAACCTGGCGGCCATGGACTACCTGGTGCCCAGCCACGACGAGAAGGGCCGGCCCATCGCCGAGTGGAAGCGGCAGGTGATGGTGAGGCAGCTGCAGGCCCGACTGCTGGACGAGGAGGACCAAAGGTGGAAG GAGAACGGGCGGAGCTTGTCCAAAGTCAACTGGCGCTACTCGCAGGCCCACAACGCCATCCTGGGCCCGTCGGGCGAACTCCTGACCGAGCACGACCTGGTCTACCTGGAGCAGCAGATCGCCAGCGTGACTCTGCGCCGCCACGCCGGCGAGGGCTACGAGCCGGAGCTGGCGCGGCTGGTGGACGAGCTGCGCCACATCCTGCCGGCGCCCATCGTCAACATCAGCGCCCACGCCCGCTTCGCCGACCCAGCCGGCCGCCCGCCGCTGCTGCCCGGCTGGTGCGGCCGCATCTCGGGCATCGTCATGAGCATGTCGCTGCTCATGAGCGACCTCGCCGAGCAGCCGCACTGCAAGATGCCCGACAGCCAGCTGGCGAGCGTCTTCTCGCAGGCGCCCGACCGCCAGGCCTCGATCCGGGGCCGCCGCCAGAGGATCGAGGACGAGATCCAGCGGTTCGGCGTGTCGGTGAGCACGCTCAAATCCAACTTCGAGACGCAGAGCGAGCCCGGTGAAGAAGAAGCCTTCGCCGGCTTGACTCCGCCTCCGGATCCTGAGGAGAAGGCCCCGAGTGGGGGAGTGGTGGAGAGCACCAGCCTCAGGAAAGAGCGCATCGTGGTGCTCTTCCTGGGACACTGGAAGAAGTCGGCCTACGCGGTGACGCTCAAGAGCAAAGACGCCGCCGAGAGGAAGAAGAGCGTTGACGGCGGCGGTGGCGAGGAGAGCGACCGGGATAAGATGATGAACAGCTCTTTGGGACACTTCTTCAAGCAGCGGAGCGCCGTCAACAAGATGCTGGGCAACTGGAGGAGGATGATCTCCAGCGTGCCTTCGCGACAGATACGACG ccTCCACAGGCAGCAAGCCCTCTACTCCCCGGAGCAGTTCCTCCCACGTGTGGACGGCGTGCCGCTGGACTACGATAAGCTGACCCTTGACCTCTTCATGCTGGGCTACTTCCACATCCTCGAGCTGGACCTCCCGGTGGACGAGCGCAAGATGAGGCACCTGCTGTGCTTCGAGGTCTTCGACCACGTGGGCGGCTTCCCCTGGGAGCTGGTGCGCGACTTCCACAAGGCCGTCATCCAGGACATCGAGGCCGGCGACCGCCAGTGGAAGGACGGCTTCGAGGACCTCAAGCTCAAGTTTTTCGGCGGGGCGGCGGCCGGGTCTGAGGGGGGCGGTCCCAAGGCAGAGGCGGAGGCGCGACAGCTTCCGGAGATTCGCCCGCTCCCCAAAGTCATCGTGCAGACGCCCACGCCAGACGAGGGCTCGCCGTACGCCGGCACCGACATCTCCTCTTTCAGCAACGAGGAGATATGCCAATACATCGACCGcagctttgccttttggaaGGAGAAGGAGGCGGAAATTTTTGATTTTGAGTAG